CACACCGAGCACGCTGGCAATCCCGAAACTCATCTTGCGGCTGGTGTCCGACCACAGCATCAGCAACTCAAGGAAATAAGCGCTCGGCGCGACGAAACTGAAGGCTTCCATGCGCCCGCTGTTGGTCGCCACGAAGCTTTCCTGCAAGGTTTCCGGATCTTCCGCCAGATAGCCGAGATGGCCACTGACATACCAGGCGGCAACGACCGCCAGGCCGACCCCGAAGCCGCCGAGCAGGTTGTCGAGCGTCCAGAAATCGCGCTTGAGCAGGCAAAAAGCGGTCAGGCCGCCACCGATGCCGAGCACGCCAAGGGCAAAAGCCGTCTGCGCCTCGACCCCGGCCGAGCGCAACAGGGCCGGCACATCCTGGCCGCCGGGCAGGACCAGCACCACCTTGTCGAGCACGCCGACACGGAAGACGCCGAGCACGCCGCGCATCGTCATGTAGGCGACCAGGCCGAGCACAATGAAGACGACCAGCGACTTGAGGTTGCCGCCGCCGATGCGGATCAGCGTCTTCGAACCGCAGCCGGAGGCCAGCACCATGCCGGCGCCGAAGCAGGCACCGCCGACCAGGCAGGACAGCCAGTTGAAACTGCTGCCACGGTAGATCGACTTGTCGAGATCGATCAGGCCGGCCGCATGCAGCGCGCCGGCACCGAGCACCGCAACGCCGATCGCCAGCAACCACATGCGCATGCGGCTCCAGTTGCCCATCACGAGGATGT
The DNA window shown above is from Quatrionicoccus australiensis and carries:
- a CDS encoding YeeE/YedE family protein, with translation MEALSATAIIWLAFALAFCLGALGQKTSFCTMGAVTDILVMGNWSRMRMWLLAIGVAVLGAGALHAAGLIDLDKSIYRGSSFNWLSCLVGGACFGAGMVLASGCGSKTLIRIGGGNLKSLVVFIVLGLVAYMTMRGVLGVFRVGVLDKVVLVLPGGQDVPALLRSAGVEAQTAFALGVLGIGGGLTAFCLLKRDFWTLDNLLGGFGVGLAVVAAWYVSGHLGYLAEDPETLQESFVATNSGRMEAFSFVAPSAYFLELLMLWSDTSRKMSFGIASVLGVVAGSAAWALLTRSFRWEGFAGVDDIARHLIGAALMGFGGVTALGCTVGQGISGISTLALGSIVTFLAIVGGAALTIRIEYFGVSGGCTQ